A stretch of the Aegilops tauschii subsp. strangulata cultivar AL8/78 chromosome 4, Aet v6.0, whole genome shotgun sequence genome encodes the following:
- the LOC109781887 gene encoding retrovirus-related Pol polyprotein from transposon RE1 isoform X1, giving the protein MNEEFVALQKNKTWHLVPPQQGKNLIDCKWVFRIKRKSDGTIDRYKARLVAKGFKQRYGIDYEDTFSPVVKAATIRLVLSIAVSRGWSLRQLDVQNAFLHGALEEEVYMKQPPGFVNKNVPSYICKLDKSLYGLKQAPRAWYSRLSHKMQQLGFVPSKSETSLFIYNKHNTYIFVLIYVDDIIVTSSSDEAVTGLLKDLSTEFALKDLGDLHYFLGIEVKKHEDGLHLSQEKYAADMVKKAGLQGYKPSPTPMSSSEKLSLTEGQLLSQDDSTKYRSLVGALQYLTLTRPDISFAVNKVCQFVHAPTTVHWAAAKRIVRYVKNTANIGLNFSKSSSTLVSAFSDSDWAGCLDDRRSTGGFAIFFGPNLISWCARKQALFPGLAQRQNTRHWQMPQLRLYGYNPC; this is encoded by the coding sequence ATGAATGAAGAATTTGTGGCACTTCAGAAGAACAAAACATGGCATTTGGTTCCTCCACAGCAAGGTAAAAATCTCATTGACTGCAAGTGGGTGTTTAGGATTAAAAGAAAATCAGATGGAACCATTGATCGATACAAAGCTAGATTGGTTGCAAAAGGATTCAAACAACGATATGGCATAGACTACGAGGACACGTTTAGTCCTGTTGTAAAAGCTGCCACTATTCGCCTTGTTTTGTCTATTGCTGTTTCCAGGGGCTGGAGTCTCAGGCAACTAGATGTACAGAACGCGTTTCTCCATGGTGCTCTGGAAGAGGAAGTGTACATGAAGCAACCTCCTGGGTTTGTGAACAAAAACGTTCCTTCTTACATATGCAAACTTGACAAATCATTGTATGGGTTGAAGCAAGCTCCAAGAGCATGGTATTCACGTCTCAGTCACAAGATGCAACAACTTGGTTTTGTTCCTTCGAAGTCTGAGACCTCACTGTTCATTTACAACAAGCATAACACATACATATTTGTActcatatatgttgatgatatcattgtTACAAGCTCATCAGATGAGGCTGTTACAGGGCTCTTGAAAGATCTCAGTACAGAGTTTGCTCTcaaggatcttggagacttgcATTATTTCCTAGGGATTGAGGTGAAGAAGCATGAGGATGGACTTCATCTCTCTCAGGAAAAGTATGCAGCAGATATGGTAAAAAAGGCAGGACTACAAGGTTATAAGCCCTCTCCCACtcctatgtcaagttcagaaaaattATCTCTCACAGAAGGACAACTCTTAAGTCAAGATGATAGTACAAAATATAGAAGTCTGGTAGGTGCACTCCAATATCTTACACTTACTAGACCTGATATCTCATTTGCTGTCAACAAAGTCTGTCAGTTTGTTCATGCACCCACTACAGTTCATTGGGCTGCTGCTAAACGTATTGTTCGCTATGTCAAGAATACTGCCAACATTGGTTTGAATTTCAGCAAGTCATCCTCTACACTTGTAAGTGCTTTTTCAGACTCTGACTGGGCAGGCTGTCTGGATGATAGAAGGTCCACTGGTGGCTTTGCAATTTTCTTTGGCCCAAACTTAATATCCTGGTGTGCAAGAAAACAAGCACTGTTTCCAGGTCTAGCACAGAGGCAGAATACAAGGCACTGGCAAATGCCACAGCTGAGGTTATATGGGTACAATCCATGCTAA
- the LOC109781887 gene encoding retrovirus-related Pol polyprotein from transposon RE1 isoform X2: MSSSSGVSHPRLSGQVIEKLSRTNYVLWRTQITPQLRGAGVFQYVDGTSPEPAKLQAAKDKDGKDTFVPNPRHPIWVRKDQQVLGFLLSNLSKEVLVTVTTVTMAQALWTMLAGMYSSQSLSRVNNIRTSLINAQKGNQSAGAYFATMRGLADELAATGKPIQDDELISYILHGLDQEYQPLVSALDARVSPASLDEIFSMLSNFAQRMV; this comes from the coding sequence ATGTCTTCCTCCTCCGGCGTATCTCACCCTAGACTCAGTGGGCAGGTGATCGAGAAACTCTCCCGCACGAATTACGTGCTATGGCGCACACAGATCACACCACAACTTCGTGGTGCCGGTGTCTTCCAGTACGTTGATGGcacctcgccggagccggccaaGCTTCAAGCCGCCAAGGACAAGGACGGCAAGGACACGTTTGTGCCCAACCCTCGCCACCCCATCTGGGTCCGGAAGGACCAGCAGGTGCTTGGCTTCCTGCTGAGCAATCTCTCCAAAGAGGTGCTCGTCACGGTGACCACGGTCACCATGGCGCAAGCGCTCTGGACGATGCTGGCGGGCATGTACTCGTCGCAGTCGCTGAGCCGCGTCAACAACATACGTACCTCGCTCATCAACGCACAGAAGGGCAACCAGTCCGCCGGCGCCTACTTCGCCACCATGCGCGGTCTCGCGGATGAGCTGGCGGCGACGGGCAAACCCATCCAGGACGATGAACTGATCTCGTACATCCTTCACGGACTGGATCAGGAGTACCAGCCCCTCGTCTCTGCCCTCGACGCCCGCGTCAGCCCCGCCTCCCTCGACGAGATCTTCTCCATGCTCAGCAACTTCGCCCAGCGCATGGTGTAG